From Leptotrichia wadei, one genomic window encodes:
- the cas10 gene encoding type III-A CRISPR-associated protein Cas10/Csm1, whose amino-acid sequence MDEKLINLQIGALLHDIGKIVRRAGKGGKNRHSKAGSDYLENRELLDKEKYREVYDMIKYHHNEEINEKLKQNDKLDDSSLAYLVYEADNIASGVDRVKYEDEINEKGEKVKITEIEGLPLNSIFNKLNLQKNKIEKNFGFLRNDRRNFNIPKEIKEKNKIENTEYLNVLEQLRDDLEEMKKKNILTPEKLNSVLEESCIYFPSSSYVDYVPYYDHVKLTAAVAVCMYIYDMEKENNRDYKNKYFKKSQKKEREKTKFLFVSGEFTGIQNFIYTITSKMAMKSLRGRSFYLELFIEHIIDEILEALNLSRVNLIYSAGSQFYMLLPNVPKTIEILENYKKIVNDFLLKELGTPVYYEISHTETSAEELGNKLSENIKKENQIKEIFKRNSIETSRKKLNRYSEKQLEEIFDEDSDLNKIYNDTKECVICKKSEKEEILIKNSQNESNGNIEICDSCKNYIKLGRDISKSFHQKRTFFMEKNCEEKSSKLKFPKYPKGSVEIVFRNFETVEEVEKESDKFYRFYSINDDYFGKGNSRNIKIGNYNIKPTNEEKENSLVEFTELVKKGKGIERLAVLRADIDNLGTLFQTGFEDTGFVNIDGEKEPYKFVRFSKTVVLSRYLSDFFKRVINLILERKNLTDEKNELFKEYCNIITERTKEKTDGRNIVLVYSGGDDVFAIGTWNDIIEFSVDLRTAFKEFSSDRVTLSAGIGFFDENYPIFQMAQKTGELEKLAKSYNENEIGKTAKDAIALFGVEKNDKLNHVYKWDDFIGKVLNEKYSYLKSRISLKENEETEKVFVGKSKWYSLMNLIRSQFEEKENEKHRIDIARFAYIIARIKYDKQNERQQKNYLDLKKQLFEWIKNEEDAKQLLTAINILIYEYRESK is encoded by the coding sequence ATGGATGAAAAATTAATTAATCTACAAATAGGTGCTTTATTGCACGATATTGGAAAAATTGTTAGAAGAGCTGGTAAAGGTGGAAAAAACAGACATTCTAAAGCAGGATCGGACTATTTAGAAAATAGAGAATTATTAGATAAAGAAAAATATAGAGAAGTTTATGATATGATAAAATATCATCATAATGAAGAAATAAATGAAAAATTGAAACAAAATGATAAATTGGATGACAGTTCTTTGGCATATCTTGTTTACGAGGCTGATAATATTGCTTCTGGAGTAGATAGAGTTAAATATGAAGATGAAATAAATGAAAAGGGAGAAAAAGTAAAAATTACTGAAATAGAAGGGTTACCATTAAATTCAATATTTAATAAACTTAATCTTCAAAAGAATAAGATAGAAAAAAATTTTGGTTTCTTAAGAAATGACAGGCGTAATTTTAATATTCCCAAAGAAATAAAAGAGAAAAATAAAATAGAGAATACTGAATATTTGAATGTGTTAGAGCAGTTAAGAGATGATTTGGAAGAAATGAAGAAAAAGAATATTTTGACACCTGAAAAATTAAATTCAGTATTGGAAGAAAGTTGTATATATTTTCCTTCAAGTTCATATGTAGATTATGTCCCTTATTATGATCATGTTAAATTGACAGCTGCAGTAGCTGTTTGCATGTATATTTATGATATGGAAAAGGAAAATAATAGAGATTATAAAAATAAATATTTTAAAAAGAGCCAAAAGAAGGAAAGAGAAAAAACAAAATTTTTATTTGTATCAGGGGAGTTCACTGGAATACAAAATTTTATTTATACAATAACATCTAAAATGGCTATGAAATCACTAAGAGGACGATCATTTTACCTGGAACTTTTTATTGAACATATAATAGATGAAATCTTGGAAGCATTAAATTTATCAAGAGTAAATTTAATTTATTCGGCAGGAAGCCAATTTTACATGTTATTGCCAAATGTTCCAAAAACGATAGAAATCTTAGAGAATTACAAAAAAATAGTAAATGATTTTCTTTTGAAGGAATTGGGAACACCGGTTTATTATGAAATATCGCATACTGAAACTTCAGCAGAAGAATTGGGAAATAAGTTAAGTGAGAATATAAAAAAAGAAAACCAAATTAAAGAAATTTTTAAAAGAAATTCTATTGAAACTTCCAGAAAAAAACTGAATAGATATTCTGAAAAACAATTGGAAGAAATATTTGATGAAGATAGTGATTTGAATAAAATTTATAATGATACAAAGGAATGTGTGATTTGTAAAAAATCTGAAAAGGAAGAAATTTTGATAAAAAACTCTCAAAATGAAAGTAATGGAAATATTGAAATATGTGATTCTTGTAAAAATTATATTAAATTAGGAAGAGATATTTCAAAATCATTTCATCAAAAAAGAACATTTTTTATGGAAAAAAATTGTGAAGAAAAGAGTAGTAAATTAAAATTTCCAAAATATCCGAAAGGATCTGTAGAAATAGTTTTTAGAAATTTTGAGACAGTTGAGGAAGTAGAAAAAGAAAGTGACAAATTTTATAGATTTTATTCGATAAATGATGATTACTTTGGAAAAGGAAATTCAAGAAATATTAAAATTGGAAACTATAATATAAAACCAACAAATGAAGAAAAAGAAAATAGTCTTGTTGAATTTACGGAATTAGTTAAAAAGGGTAAAGGAATTGAAAGACTTGCTGTGCTAAGAGCGGATATTGATAATTTGGGAACTTTATTTCAAACAGGTTTTGAAGATACGGGATTTGTTAATATAGATGGAGAAAAAGAACCGTATAAATTTGTAAGATTCTCAAAAACAGTAGTTTTGTCAAGATATTTGTCTGATTTCTTTAAAAGAGTGATAAATTTGATATTAGAAAGAAAAAATTTAACTGATGAAAAGAATGAATTGTTTAAAGAATACTGTAATATAATAACGGAAAGAACAAAAGAAAAAACAGACGGAAGAAATATTGTGTTAGTATATTCTGGTGGAGATGATGTTTTTGCAATTGGGACTTGGAATGATATTATTGAATTTTCTGTTGACTTAAGAACGGCATTTAAAGAATTTTCAAGTGATAGAGTTACATTGTCGGCAGGAATAGGATTTTTTGATGAAAATTATCCAATATTTCAAATGGCACAAAAAACAGGAGAATTAGAAAAACTTGCGAAATCATATAATGAAAATGAAATTGGCAAAACTGCAAAAGATGCTATTGCATTATTTGGAGTGGAAAAAAATGACAAATTAAATCATGTTTATAAATGGGATGATTTTATAGGAAAAGTTTTAAATGAAAAATATAGTTATTTAAAATCTAGGATTAGCTTGAAGGAAAATGAAGAAACAGAAAAAGTATTTGTAGGAAAGTCAAAATGGTATAGTCTTATGAATCTTATAAGAAGCCAGTTTGAAGAAAAAGAAAATGAAAAACATAGAATTGATATTGCTCGATTTGCTTACATAATTGCAAGAATAAAATACGATAAACAAAATGAAAGACAGCAAAAAAATTATTTAGATTTGAAAAAACAGCTGTTTGAATGGATAAAAAATGAAGAAGATGCAAAACAATTATTGACGGCAATAAATATATTGATTTATGAATATAGAGAAAGTAAATAA
- the csm2 gene encoding type III-A CRISPR-associated protein Csm2, producing the protein MENKTVEKLVEENKNNMVTTTQLRQLLSNSVIVKNKISSNVLKKEDKLSDKLLNDVKYLLIKHTYQCGREFKVKEFDKKFEISEKLKKIKTKEDFDIFYRYLEEIVAYVKYYIG; encoded by the coding sequence ATGGAAAACAAAACAGTGGAAAAATTAGTAGAAGAAAATAAAAATAATATGGTTACAACAACGCAGTTAAGACAACTTTTGTCAAATTCAGTAATAGTAAAAAATAAAATATCTTCAAATGTACTAAAGAAAGAAGACAAATTATCAGATAAATTATTAAACGATGTAAAATATCTTTTAATAAAGCATACATATCAATGTGGTAGAGAATTTAAAGTAAAAGAATTTGATAAAAAATTTGAAATTTCGGAAAAATTGAAAAAAATAAAAACCAAAGAAGATTTTGATATATTTTATCGTTATTTAGAAGAAATAGTAGCATACGTGAAATATTATATTGGATAA
- the csm3 gene encoding type III-A CRISPR-associated RAMP protein Csm3 has product MNTLKGKFIITGKIKVLTGLHIGTSGDFSAIGAVDNIVIRDTVTNKPIIPGSSLKGKMRYLLSRTKYNDNSTLTMPNIKEEHNEIRRLFGSSGNKEKNEMIVLSRLQFCDMLLREKDYGRDVEFDLPYTEIKYENTIDRGTCVANPRQQERVPAGSEFDFRLIYNIENTENMKKEVKCDFENILLMFGLLEDDYLGGHGTRGYGRVKFEDLKLIEKVYIKENEDDIEYLRSEIENIENYTEIFGK; this is encoded by the coding sequence ATGAATACATTAAAAGGAAAATTTATTATAACAGGGAAAATAAAAGTTTTAACAGGACTTCATATAGGAACATCTGGAGATTTTTCGGCGATAGGAGCAGTAGATAACATTGTAATTAGAGATACTGTTACGAATAAACCGATAATACCAGGGTCTTCGTTAAAAGGGAAAATGAGATATTTGCTTTCTAGAACTAAATATAATGATAATTCTACATTAACAATGCCAAATATAAAAGAAGAGCATAATGAAATTAGAAGATTATTTGGAAGTTCAGGAAATAAAGAAAAAAACGAAATGATAGTTTTGTCAAGATTGCAATTTTGTGATATGCTGCTTAGAGAAAAAGATTATGGTAGAGATGTTGAGTTTGATTTGCCATATACAGAAATAAAATATGAAAATACAATAGACAGGGGAACTTGTGTTGCAAATCCAAGACAGCAGGAAAGAGTACCAGCAGGTTCGGAATTTGATTTTAGATTGATTTATAATATTGAAAACACAGAAAATATGAAAAAAGAAGTAAAATGCGATTTTGAAAATATACTTTTGATGTTTGGATTACTTGAAGATGATTATTTAGGAGGACATGGAACTAGGGGATATGGTCGTGTTAAATTTGAGGATTTAAAATTGATAGAAAAAGTTTACATAAAAGAAAATGAAGATGATATAGAATATTTGAGATCAGAAATTGAAAATATTGAAAATTATACTGAAATATTTGGAAAGTAG
- the csm4 gene encoding type III-A CRISPR-associated RAMP protein Csm4 — MTYLLYKLKFPNGIHVGANSSLELTSTTVSSDVFYSAFYAEYIRIFGENDRELFQLTENDEFKISDLLPFKEMKTETVFYVPKPFVNDIERKQSNDENEQVVDRKKVKKLSYIPANRLKEYFEFLETGKNFPEIDDDFGEKELHTKNKVSRIGEDTELYNVEVFRFNKDSGLYFIVQLPEKWQEKFENVLESLSLAGIGGKKSAGYGQFSITDDAMIFDGEYFDIIESEDDRFINESLYKESEKYLLLSSYLPQKDEIEKIKNKENGYQLIKRSGFVNSPKYSENPQKRKQVYMISSGAVLNFKPAGRLADLKLHGNHSIYRMGKPIAIGVTYGKDS; from the coding sequence ATGACTTATTTACTGTATAAATTAAAATTTCCAAATGGAATTCATGTTGGTGCAAACAGTTCTTTAGAATTGACAAGCACAACTGTAAGTTCAGATGTTTTTTATTCTGCTTTTTATGCTGAATATATTAGAATATTTGGCGAAAATGATAGAGAATTATTTCAATTAACAGAAAATGATGAATTTAAAATATCAGATTTATTGCCTTTTAAAGAAATGAAAACAGAAACAGTTTTTTATGTTCCAAAGCCATTTGTGAATGATATTGAAAGAAAACAAAGTAATGATGAAAATGAGCAAGTTGTAGATAGAAAAAAGGTGAAAAAATTAAGTTATATTCCTGCAAATAGATTAAAGGAATATTTTGAATTTTTGGAAACAGGAAAAAATTTTCCTGAAATAGATGATGATTTTGGAGAAAAGGAATTACATACTAAAAATAAGGTTTCAAGAATTGGAGAAGATACAGAACTTTATAATGTTGAAGTTTTTAGATTTAATAAAGATTCAGGACTTTATTTTATTGTGCAATTACCAGAGAAATGGCAGGAAAAATTTGAAAATGTATTGGAAAGTTTGTCGCTAGCAGGAATAGGTGGGAAAAAAAGTGCTGGATATGGACAATTTAGTATCACAGACGATGCTATGATATTTGATGGAGAATATTTTGATATAATTGAGTCGGAGGACGATAGATTTATAAATGAATCTTTATACAAGGAAAGTGAGAAATATTTACTGTTGTCGTCGTATTTGCCACAAAAAGATGAAATTGAAAAAATAAAAAATAAAGAAAATGGTTATCAATTAATAAAAAGAAGTGGATTTGTAAATAGTCCTAAATATAGTGAAAATCCACAAAAAAGAAAGCAAGTTTATATGATTTCTTCAGGAGCAGTATTGAATTTTAAACCAGCAGGAAGATTAGCAGATTTGAAATTGCATGGAAATCATAGCATTTACAGAATGGGAAAGCCGATAGCTATAGGAGTGACTTATGGGAAAGATAGTTAA
- a CDS encoding RAMP superfamily CRISPR-associated protein → MGKIVKYKMEMEVLTPVHIAGANYKSKLNKTEYIFNPNTNDLTIIDNNKFVNFLVEKKIIDKYLDEIRKNNRLNLYSFLTNKSGLYDNNNYDNKNKNEALKKDLKNFTKKSYKNLDIELKIKENEKKENLNNITLLNKNVKDEVYIPGSSIKGALVNLLLVSYIINNRDEFVNEIKQIENEVENFDKKRNEFVSKENITEKEIEIFDKKNSKFFQGKVKNVINKIQEKILYENCSNKKIKKFGISVSDSYENKKDIDVNFYQDIDEKIKDKKESYLPVVREYIEPKNIFEFDITLDFELLLRTRLKINDFDDLINALEESTDYLIENTLKLPDELCCQNLILGANTGFHQKTIVHALFKDKSERTQVVKILLHKGGTNAIRLHLNDKDSPRVINRIRKNGKLELAGLVEIRKISEKEVGK, encoded by the coding sequence ATGGGAAAGATAGTTAAATATAAAATGGAGATGGAAGTTTTGACGCCTGTGCATATTGCGGGAGCGAATTATAAGTCAAAATTGAATAAGACTGAATATATTTTTAATCCTAATACAAATGATTTAACAATAATAGATAATAACAAATTTGTTAATTTTTTGGTAGAGAAAAAAATTATAGACAAGTATTTGGATGAAATTAGAAAAAATAATAGATTAAATTTATATTCTTTTTTAACAAATAAAAGTGGTCTTTATGACAATAATAATTATGATAATAAAAATAAAAACGAAGCTCTGAAAAAAGATTTAAAAAATTTTACTAAAAAAAGTTACAAAAATTTGGATATAGAATTAAAAATTAAAGAAAATGAGAAAAAAGAAAATTTGAATAATATAACTTTATTAAATAAAAATGTAAAAGATGAAGTTTATATTCCTGGAAGTTCAATAAAAGGAGCTTTGGTAAATCTTTTGTTGGTTAGTTATATTATAAATAATCGAGATGAATTTGTTAATGAAATAAAACAGATAGAAAATGAAGTTGAGAATTTTGATAAAAAGAGAAATGAATTTGTTAGTAAAGAAAATATTACAGAAAAAGAAATCGAAATTTTCGATAAAAAAAATTCTAAATTTTTCCAAGGAAAAGTAAAAAATGTAATAAATAAAATACAAGAGAAAATATTATACGAAAATTGCTCAAATAAAAAAATTAAAAAATTTGGAATATCAGTATCAGATAGTTATGAAAATAAAAAGGATATAGATGTTAATTTTTATCAAGATATTGATGAAAAAATAAAAGATAAAAAGGAAAGTTACTTGCCAGTAGTCAGGGAATATATAGAACCTAAAAATATATTTGAATTTGACATTACTTTAGATTTTGAACTACTTTTAAGAACAAGACTTAAAATAAATGATTTTGATGATTTAATAAATGCTCTTGAAGAATCTACGGATTATCTGATAGAAAATACTTTGAAATTACCAGATGAATTGTGCTGTCAAAACTTAATATTGGGAGCAAATACAGGATTTCATCAAAAAACGATCGTTCATGCATTGTTTAAAGATAAAAGTGAAAGAACTCAAGTTGTTAAAATATTATTGCACAAGGGTGGAACAAATGCGATAAGATTACATTTGAATGATAAAGATTCTCCAAGAGTAATAAATAGAATTAGAAAAAATGGGAAACTTGAATTAGCAGGATTAGTTGAAATTAGGAAAATATCTGAAAAGGAAGTGGGAAAATAA
- the cas6 gene encoding CRISPR system precrRNA processing endoribonuclease RAMP protein Cas6, which yields MKLGKYLKRKWENKMLAKIEMEIEGNGLDVNMSSLFHGYLMNSIDSAYADYLHYNETHPYTSCIYKDMESGKIFWRITTFNKNAYEMLIKYFLENDVKNIYLEKKGIEIVVKSISMTKTSFDELFFSNEKKSKIYFLTPTTHKSNGVLQIFPNISTLLLGVINKINQHSDTIKLEDENVINELLEKVYIDEYYLRTRYFFLENIRVRGFIGNLKIKIKGKDEMLYQLLNFLLKVSEYTGLGVKTALGMGGIKIG from the coding sequence TTGAAATTAGGAAAATATCTGAAAAGGAAGTGGGAAAATAAGATGCTTGCAAAAATAGAAATGGAAATTGAGGGGAATGGGTTAGATGTGAATATGAGTTCGCTTTTTCATGGATATTTGATGAATAGTATTGATTCTGCTTATGCAGATTATTTGCACTATAATGAAACACATCCTTATACTTCGTGTATTTATAAAGATATGGAAAGCGGAAAAATATTTTGGAGAATAACGACCTTTAATAAAAATGCTTATGAGATGTTAATAAAATACTTTTTAGAGAATGATGTAAAAAATATTTATTTGGAAAAAAAAGGAATCGAGATAGTTGTAAAATCAATTTCTATGACAAAAACATCTTTTGATGAACTGTTTTTTAGTAATGAGAAAAAAAGTAAAATATATTTTTTAACTCCGACAACTCATAAATCAAATGGAGTATTACAAATATTTCCGAATATCTCGACATTACTTCTAGGAGTAATAAATAAAATAAATCAACATTCGGATACAATTAAGTTGGAAGATGAAAATGTGATAAATGAACTTTTGGAAAAAGTATATATTGATGAATATTATTTAAGAACGAGGTATTTCTTTTTGGAAAATATAAGAGTTAGAGGATTTATTGGAAATTTAAAGATAAAAATAAAAGGTAAAGATGAGATGCTTTATCAACTTTTGAATTTTTTGCTAAAAGTTTCTGAATATACAGGACTTGGAGTAAAAACAGCATTGGGAATGGGAGGAATAAAAATTGGATAA
- the csm6 gene encoding type III-A CRISPR-associated CARF protein Csm6, with amino-acid sequence MDNNNIDENKERVLLTFAGNTDPTRGNYDGPMLHICRYFRPEKIYLVLTSEMQKRNENRIYEKAIKESLEDYNPIFEYINTDIDNAHLFDIYFNKINETFNKIKLEHPNAEVLVNITSGTAQMISNLVMYIVDAVNINIVPIQVATPEGRGNTSKVVNNSYEVNDEKENNFDNIEEFRTNRILFPDLRQYSRLLVKNQIKELLKKYEYSTCLELLKRDIFQENSKLNGLLNFANDRRHLKGLKSNGKLKSLNDKKLDKFYYYNKNETVENKVKEWYKIVDYFSLANIKQKSGDIAGYTIMLEPLIVNIYLSILRDIFGKRLSDLFLEKRKEGEFSYKTDILKIKNYVGLKEKIEHELGILELKNSTFVSDSVLIATIKYFIEKSESETLEKMDLEYFSNFSKTLHKIKEVRNMIAHSLKTINRDDFNSEAKVGIDTINSKITDFFNKCYTNLGYKENMIYVYDEINEAINEILGTEK; translated from the coding sequence TTGGATAATAATAACATTGATGAAAATAAAGAAAGAGTGCTTTTAACATTTGCAGGAAATACTGATCCGACAAGAGGTAATTATGATGGGCCTATGTTACATATTTGCCGTTATTTCAGACCTGAAAAAATATATTTAGTTTTAACTTCTGAAATGCAAAAAAGAAATGAGAATAGAATTTATGAAAAAGCTATAAAAGAAAGTTTGGAAGATTATAATCCAATATTTGAATATATTAATACAGATATTGATAATGCACATTTGTTTGATATATATTTTAACAAAATAAATGAAACATTTAATAAAATAAAACTAGAACATCCAAATGCGGAAGTTTTGGTAAATATAACATCAGGAACTGCTCAAATGATAAGTAATTTGGTAATGTATATTGTTGATGCTGTAAATATAAACATTGTTCCTATACAAGTAGCAACTCCTGAAGGAAGAGGAAATACTTCAAAAGTTGTAAACAATAGCTATGAAGTAAACGATGAGAAAGAAAATAATTTTGATAATATAGAAGAATTTAGAACTAATCGAATATTATTTCCTGATTTGAGACAATATTCAAGACTTTTGGTGAAAAATCAAATAAAAGAATTGTTAAAAAAATATGAATATTCAACATGTTTAGAACTGTTAAAAAGGGATATTTTTCAAGAAAATAGCAAATTAAATGGACTTCTTAATTTTGCAAATGATAGACGACATTTAAAAGGATTGAAATCAAATGGAAAATTAAAAAGTTTGAATGATAAAAAACTTGATAAATTTTATTATTATAATAAAAATGAAACAGTTGAAAATAAAGTAAAAGAATGGTACAAAATTGTGGATTATTTTTCACTTGCTAACATTAAGCAAAAATCTGGTGATATAGCAGGATATACAATAATGCTTGAACCTTTGATTGTAAATATTTATTTGTCAATTTTAAGAGATATTTTTGGGAAAAGATTATCAGATTTATTTTTAGAAAAAAGAAAAGAAGGGGAATTTAGTTATAAAACAGATATTTTAAAAATTAAAAATTATGTTGGATTAAAAGAAAAAATTGAACATGAATTAGGAATTTTAGAATTGAAAAATTCAACATTTGTATCAGATAGTGTGTTAATTGCTACGATTAAATACTTTATTGAAAAAAGTGAGTCTGAAACACTGGAAAAAATGGACTTAGAATATTTCTCAAATTTTAGTAAAACTTTGCATAAAATAAAAGAAGTTAGAAATATGATTGCTCATTCATTAAAAACTATTAATAGAGATGATTTTAACAGTGAAGCAAAAGTTGGAATAGATACTATAAATAGTAAAATAACTGATTTTTTTAACAAATGTTATACAAATCTTGGATATAAAGAAAATATGATATATGTTTATGATGAAATAAACGAAGCTATAAATGAAATTTTAGGAACAGAAAAGTAA
- a CDS encoding CRISPR-associated endonuclease Cas1, producing the protein MSNVYVYEQGAMLKYKENRLIINYSENDFKSIPIENIDNIVIFGAIQVSKCLFIQKI; encoded by the coding sequence ATGAGTAATGTGTATGTTTATGAACAAGGAGCAATGTTAAAATATAAAGAAAATCGGTTGATTATTAATTATTCAGAAAATGATTTTAAGTCGATACCAATTGAGAATATAGATAATATTGTGATTTTTGGTGCGATTCAAGTCAGTAAATGTCTGTTTATTCAAAAAATATAG
- the cas1 gene encoding CRISPR-associated endonuclease Cas1, with product MGIEGHLAKMYYKGVSNVIDKEYSFSQRTKRPPKDPFNSVLSFGYTLLHYEIFTIAESKGLNPYAGFLHSDRHKHPALCSDLMEEWRPMLVDSLAIALLNNNKIKKENFEYNEENGGVYLDKEGCKKFIAEFEKRLRQEVGYVKEVSYKMSFRRIIEYQIMQLIKAIEEDNPNLYSSILIR from the coding sequence ATGGGAATAGAAGGACATTTGGCAAAAATGTATTATAAAGGTGTTAGCAATGTAATTGACAAGGAATATTCATTTTCCCAAAGAACTAAAAGACCGCCAAAAGATCCATTTAACTCTGTTTTGAGTTTTGGATATACACTTCTTCATTATGAAATATTTACAATTGCTGAATCTAAAGGATTAAATCCTTATGCAGGATTTTTACATTCTGATAGACATAAACATCCTGCATTGTGTTCTGATTTGATGGAAGAATGGAGACCAATGCTGGTAGATTCTTTGGCAATTGCTCTTTTAAATAATAATAAAATAAAAAAAGAAAATTTTGAATACAATGAAGAAAATGGTGGAGTATATTTAGACAAAGAAGGATGTAAAAAATTTATTGCTGAATTTGAAAAAAGATTAAGACAGGAAGTCGGATATGTCAAAGAAGTGTCATATAAAATGAGTTTTAGGCGAATAATAGAATATCAAATAATGCAATTAATAAAAGCAATAGAAGAAGATAATCCAAATTTATATAGTTCGATATTAATAAGGTGA